The genomic window TCTAAAAAACGAAAGTTACGTATTTGCTCCACCAGCTCTACATCAGGTGCAAAAAGCTTTAAAACTTGTAATGCAAATAAGTGGTTTACGTCTTCCCTGTCTGAACGTACCTGAACAAACAAGTCACACGGCTGAACACTCATTTGGTGATCTGTATGATTTATATTGGGAAAGCTTTGCAGCTCACTAGGGATATACTCAGGAAGAATATGAGGCCAATATTGGGCGCCAATGGCAACAACGCACGACAACATCGACTCTGAAAACTGATCATTAAACTCTTCTTCAATTGCGCTTACTTGTTTTAATTTAGCGCGCAATGATTCGTCTTGACCATCAAACACATTAAAAAATAAATGCAAACCATGCAGGTTTGCTTCAGCACAAATCCCAGATTGCGCTTGCGCCATTGTTATTCCTCAGTTTTACAGATATATACACAGTGAATCACATTAACTATGATTCAAAAAAATTCACTGTGTGGGGTTTTATTTTTATTATAACCTGCTCATTGATTTCAAATGATTGGCCATATTGCGCTTCAACTTCAAGCGTTTGTTCGGCTATAACAACTTTATAAACATACGCAGAGCCAATAAAGCGACGACTTAATATTGTAGCCCGTTTACTGAGTTTGTCACTTTGACACTCTTGCACAAGTTCAATTTGGTGAGGTCGCACATATAACTCACCACTACATGGATAGCAGCTCGTTTGCATATCTGACTCAACGGTGCCAAAAGGTGTTTTATATTCAGTAGCCGTTAATGCTTCTGCGGATAAGTATATGCCTTGACCTAGAAACTCTGCAACCACCTTTGACCTAGGAGCAGCAAAAAGCTGCTCTGGCGTGCCTTGTTGAGCAATATTACCGCGGTCCATAATGGCAAGCGTGTCAGAAAAAGCAAAAGCTTCTTCTTTTGAATGGGTAACAAATACCGCTGATACTTGTTGAGCCTTAATAATGCGGCGAATATCTGCAATTAATTCAAAACGAACTTGAGTATCTATATTTGAAAACGGCTCATCAAGAAGTAGTAAACTTGGTTTATAAGCCAATGCACGGGCAATTGCAACGCGTTGCTGCTGCCCACCAGAAAGCTGGTGAGGAAACCTATCTGCACAGCCTGACAAATGCACTAACTGAAGCATTTCATCCACACGCTGTTGTTTTTCGGATTGGCTCATTTTACCCAACCCAAACGCAATGTTATTTGCTACGCTTAAATGAGGAAACAACGCGTAATCTTGAAACATCATACCTATATTTCGGTGCTCTGGTGCAATAAATGTTGACTCATCACTTACCAGCTTGCCATCTATAAATACACTTCCATGCTTGGCCTCAACTAAGCCTGCAATGGCTTTTAATGTGGTGGTTTTACCGCAGCCACTGGCACCAAGCAAGCACACAATCTCATCTTTACCCACGGTTAAGTCTAAGTTTTCGATCACCTTTGTACCGTTATAGTGATAGCTGACACCTTGCAAAATTAAACTACTCATTTAAGTGTGTTGCTCCATAGAACGATTAATAAAATACAAGGGGATAAATCCAACAATAACAATAGATAAAGCAGATATAGAAGCCAGCTCTAACTGCTCATCACTCACGTACTGAAAAACATGCGTTGCTAGACTTTCAAAGTTAAATGGTCTGAGTAATAACGCAGCAGGAAGTTCTTTCATGCATTCAATAAAAACGAGTAAGGCAGCTGTCAGTAAGCCTCTTCTTAATAAAGGTAGGTGCACTAAACGCAATGTTTGGCCTTGGCTTTTACCCATAGACTGACTTGCCATATCAAGTGATGGACTAATACGCACAAAGCTCGACTCTATCGCTCCGTGAGCAATGGCATAAAACCGAACGACATAAGCAATCACAATAGTAAACACACTGCCTGTTAGTAACAAACCTATGTCTAAATTATAAGGCTCTAATACATTATTAATACTACTTTCTAACAGTGTTAGAGGTAATAAAACGGCAATTGCTAATACGGTGCCAGGCAGTGCATAGCCCGTACTCGCTAGTCGCCCAGGAACGAGAGGGTAAGACTGTGTTGCTATACGCTGATAAAAAACAACAAAAACACCTAATGCAATTGTTATTACGCTCACAACGCCTGCCACTTTTAGGCTTTGCCACGCATAATTAAAAAACTCAGCACTCCATGCTTTTTCAAAGTAGGTAATGGCGTAATTAAGTAATACTGCAATCGGAATCACAAAAGATACAAGTAAAACCGTGCCACAAAATGCCGTTGCTAACCAAGCCGACTTTCCCTTTAAAATATAAAGTGCTTCACTATTTACGCCCGATTGGCGTTCAAATACAGCTTGATTACGACGACTAAAGCGCTCTGCCATAAGCGCTAAAAATAGAAGTAACAGCATGACACCTGATATTTTTGCAGCAGCAGTCAAGGAGTAATAACCAAACCATGTATCGTATACCGCGGTTGTGAGCGTGCTAACAGCAAAATAACTTACTGTTGCAAAATCGGCCATTGTTTCCATACTAATAAGCGCAAGGGCGGCAACAATAGAACCACGAGATAATACAAGACTCACTTTAAAAAAACTTTTAGTTGGGGAAAGTCCCATTAATTGACTTGCCTGTACCAATTTAAAAGACTGCTCTCTCAAAGCCGTTTTAAAAATTAAAAATAAGTATGGGTAAAGCACCAAGGCAATCATGACTATTGCGCCCGGCAGGGTACGTATATCAAAAAACCAATAGTCACTGGGAGATTGCCAGCCAAACCACTCCCTTAGAGTTATTTGCACGGGTCCTGCGTAATCAAGTAAATCAGTATACACGTAGGCAATAATGTAAGTAGGCATAGCAAGGGGCAGCATGAGCGCCCATTCAAAATGTTTTTTACCGGGAAAGTTACAATAAGCAGTTAGCCAACCAAGTGGCAACGCTATAACACTACTGAGTGCACACACACCTAATATAAGTAGTACAGTATTAGAAATGTAATCCCAAAGCACAGTGTCCCAAAGGTGAGTAAAAACCTCTGAGTTGCCTTGTAGCGATTCAAAAAGAAGGAAGAACAACGGGGCCGACAAAACTAAACCTGTCGACCACGCGAATAGCTGCCATTTAGACAGCTTAAATTTATAAGTCATTAAAGATCGAACTTCACCTCATCAATTAACTTAAGCGCTAACGGACGATATTTACTGATCTCATCAAGTGGCAAGCTATCTTCTTTAAAGCTGCCCCATGATGCAACCAAACTGGA from Pseudoalteromonas marina includes these protein-coding regions:
- a CDS encoding ABC transporter permease, with amino-acid sequence MTYKFKLSKWQLFAWSTGLVLSAPLFFLLFESLQGNSEVFTHLWDTVLWDYISNTVLLILGVCALSSVIALPLGWLTAYCNFPGKKHFEWALMLPLAMPTYIIAYVYTDLLDYAGPVQITLREWFGWQSPSDYWFFDIRTLPGAIVMIALVLYPYLFLIFKTALREQSFKLVQASQLMGLSPTKSFFKVSLVLSRGSIVAALALISMETMADFATVSYFAVSTLTTAVYDTWFGYYSLTAAAKISGVMLLLLFLALMAERFSRRNQAVFERQSGVNSEALYILKGKSAWLATAFCGTVLLVSFVIPIAVLLNYAITYFEKAWSAEFFNYAWQSLKVAGVVSVITIALGVFVVFYQRIATQSYPLVPGRLASTGYALPGTVLAIAVLLPLTLLESSINNVLEPYNLDIGLLLTGSVFTIVIAYVVRFYAIAHGAIESSFVRISPSLDMASQSMGKSQGQTLRLVHLPLLRRGLLTAALLVFIECMKELPAALLLRPFNFESLATHVFQYVSDEQLELASISALSIVIVGFIPLYFINRSMEQHT
- a CDS encoding ABC transporter ATP-binding protein gives rise to the protein MSSLILQGVSYHYNGTKVIENLDLTVGKDEIVCLLGASGCGKTTTLKAIAGLVEAKHGSVFIDGKLVSDESTFIAPEHRNIGMMFQDYALFPHLSVANNIAFGLGKMSQSEKQQRVDEMLQLVHLSGCADRFPHQLSGGQQQRVAIARALAYKPSLLLLDEPFSNIDTQVRFELIADIRRIIKAQQVSAVFVTHSKEEAFAFSDTLAIMDRGNIAQQGTPEQLFAAPRSKVVAEFLGQGIYLSAEALTATEYKTPFGTVESDMQTSCYPCSGELYVRPHQIELVQECQSDKLSKRATILSRRFIGSAYVYKVVIAEQTLEVEAQYGQSFEINEQVIIKIKPHTVNFFES